A single window of Plasmodium reichenowi strain SY57 chromosome 14, whole genome shotgun sequence DNA harbors:
- a CDS encoding zinc finger protein, putative — protein MALSTRKKKNPRNTIKSKILKTRKRKRDYDQVYNDYFNEPELPLDENKKGCGQFKCFACDIYFINNDAKIQHEKSKKHKRRVKQLNQEKAHTYKDALRAAEITF, from the exons a TGGCATTATCaacaagaaaaaagaaaaatcCACGTAATACTATAAAGAGTAAAATTCTAAAAACAAGGAAAAGGAAAAGAGACTACGATCAAG tATATAATGATTACTTCAATGAACCAGAACTTCCTTTggatgaaaataaaaaaggatgCG GACAATTTAAATGCTTCGCTTGtgatatttattttataaataacGACGCAAAAATACAACAtgaaaaatcaaaaaaacACAAAAGAAGAGTGAAACAATTAAACCAAGAAAAAGCACATACCTAc aagGACGCACTGAGGGCTGCAGAAATAAccttttaa